In Penaeus monodon isolate SGIC_2016 chromosome 15, NSTDA_Pmon_1, whole genome shotgun sequence, a genomic segment contains:
- the LOC119581898 gene encoding uncharacterized protein DDB_G0287625-like, producing MNATERKFKQPQIEKEEASKERDSKVSGSNETQEQIRTGQTENKQTASGNGGPNNQTSCQNQLQNTMNTGPNNQMCVCASLRNLMPNMWNIFGPNNNNQMFFNNLMQNMWNIGQNNPMFFRNPVQNIRNTGPNNQMFSRNPMQKRFNNRPDSWKPFHNPENSGEKRKPKERKVINSKEVKEGFQGFKGSNVLKHKGYEM from the coding sequence atgAATGCCACAGAACGGAAATTCAAGCAGCCTCAGATTGAAAAGGAAGAAGCATCAAAAGAAAGAGATAGCAAGGTTTCAGGTAGCAATGAGACGCAAGAGCAAATCAGAACTGGTCAGACGGAAAATAAGCAAACAGCTTCTGGGAACGGTGGGCCAAATAATCAAACAAGTTGCCAAAATCAGCTGCAGAATACCATGAACACTGGGCCAAATaatcagatgtgtgtgtgtgcctctctcagAAATCTGATGCCTAATATGTGGAACATTTTTGGCccaaataacaataaccaaatGTTTTTCAACAATCTGATGCAGAATATGTGGAACATTGGGCAAAATAATCCAATGTTTTTCAGAAATCCAGTGCAGAATATCAGGAATACTGGGCCAAATAATCAAATGTTTTCCAGAAATCCAATGCAGAAACGTTTCAACAATAGGCCAGATAGTTGGAAACCTTTCCATaatccagagaacagtggagagaaaaggaaaccaaaagaaagaaaggttatCAATTCAAAAGAAGTTAAAGAAGGTTTCCAAGGTTTCAAAGGTTCAAATGTGTTGAAGCATAAAGGTTATGAAATGTGA